Proteins from a genomic interval of Panthera tigris isolate Pti1 chromosome A2, P.tigris_Pti1_mat1.1, whole genome shotgun sequence:
- the SEC61A1 gene encoding protein transport protein Sec61 subunit alpha, which yields MAIKFLEVIKPFCVILPEIQKPERKIQFKEKVLWTAITLFIFLVCCQIPLFGIMSSDSADPFYWMRVILASNRGTLMELGISPIVTSGLIMQLLAGAKIIEVGDTPKDRALFNGAQKLFGMIITIGQSIVYVMTGMYGDPSEMGAGICLLITIQLFVAGLIVLLLDELLQKGYGLGSGISLFIATNICETIVWKAFSPTTVNTGRGMEFEGAIIALFHLLATRTDKVRALREAFYRQNLPNLMNLIATIFVFAVVIYFQGFRVDLPIKSARYRGQYNTYPIKLFYTSNIPIILQSALVSNLYVISQMLSARFSGNLLVSLLGTWSDTSSGGPARAYPVGGLCYYLSPPESFGSVLEDPVHAVVYIVFMLGSCAFFSKTWIEVSGSSAKDVAKQLKEQQMVMRGHRETSMVHELNRYIPTAAAFGGLCIGALSVLADFLGAIGSGTGILLAVTIIYQYFEIFVKEQSEVGSMGALLF from the exons ATGGCGA TCAAATTTCTGGAAGTCATCAAGCCCTTCTGTGTCATCCTGCCGGAAATTCAGAAGCCGGAGAGGAAG ATTCAGTTTAAGGAGAAAGTGCTGTGGACCGCAATCACCCTCTTTATCTTCTTAGTATGCTGCCAG ATTCCCCTGTTCGGAATCATGTCTTCAGATTCAGCTGACCCTTTCTATTGGATGAGAGTGATTCTGGCCTCTAACAGAG GCACATTGATGGAGCTGGGTATCTCTCCCATTGTCACCTCCGGCCTCATCATGCAGCTCTTGGCTGGTGCCAAAATAATTGAAGTCGGTGACACCCCAAAAGATCGAGCTCTCTTCAATGGAGCCCAAAAGT taTTCGGCATGATCATTACTATCGGCCAGTCCATCGTGTATGTGATGACAGGAATGTACGGAGACCCTTCTGAGATGGGTGCTGGAATCTGCCTGTTAATCACCATCCAG ctCTTTGTTGCTGGCTTAATTGTCTTACTTTTGGATGAACTTCTGCAAAAAGGGTACGGCCTGGGCTCCGGGATTTCCCTCTTCATTGCCACTAACATCTGCGAGACCATTGTGTGGAAGGCGTTCAGCCCCACCACTGTAAACACCGGCCGAG GAATGGAATTCGAAGGTGCCATCATCGCACTGTTCCATCTGCTGGCCACACGCACTGACAAGGTCCGAGCCCTTCGAGAGGCCTTCTACCGCCAGAATCTCCCCAACCTCATGAATCTGATCGCCACCATCTTTGTCTTCGCAGTGGTGATCTACTTCCAG GGCTTCCGCGTGGACCTGCCCATCAAGTCGGCCCGGTACCGAGGCCAGTACAACACGTACCCTATCAAGCTCTTCTACACCTCCAACATCCCCATCATCCTGCAGTCCGCCCTGGTGTCCAACCTGTACGTCATCTCCCAGATGCTGTCCGCCCGCTTCAGTGGCAACCTGCTGGTCAGCCTCCTGGGCACTTGGTCT GATACTTCTTCCGGGGGTCCCGCACGTGCTTATCCGGTTGGTGGCCTGTGCTATTACCTGTCCCCTCCAGAGTCTTTCGGCTCCGTGCTAGAAGACCCCGTCCATGCCGTGGTGTACATAGTGTTCATGCTCGGCTCGTGTGCGTTCTTCTCCAAAACTTGGATTGAGGTCTCGGGCTCCTCCGCCAAAGAT GTTGCAAAGCAGCTAAAGGAGCAGCAGATGGTGATGAGGGGCCACCGAGAGACTTCCATGGTCCATGAGCTCAATCG gtACATCCCCACTGCCGCAGCCTTCGGCGGGCTGTGCATCGGGGCCCTCTCCGTCCTGGCCGACTTCCTGGGCGCCATCGGGTCTGGAACCGGGATCTTGCTCGCGGTCACGATCATCTACCAGTACTTTGAAATCTTCGTGAAGGAGCAGAGCGAGGTCGGCAGCATGGGGGCCCTTCTGTTCTGA